The following proteins are encoded in a genomic region of Dokdonia donghaensis DSW-1:
- a CDS encoding Maf-like protein, translated as MLKEKLKNHNLILASGSPRRQQFFKELDLDFTIQLKPVDETFPDHLQGAEITDYLAKLKAAAFTDLQATDILVTSDTIVWFNGVALNKPEDRDEAYAMIAALSGNSHEVITSVAFTTKESQTVINDTTTVTFKELTEEEINYYIDNYQSYDKAGGYGIQEWFGYIAVTRLKGSYFNVMGMPLHKVYETLMQLAE; from the coding sequence ATGCTTAAAGAAAAATTAAAAAACCACAACCTAATACTTGCATCTGGCTCTCCTAGACGCCAGCAGTTTTTTAAAGAACTAGACCTAGATTTTACCATACAACTCAAACCAGTAGACGAGACTTTTCCAGATCACTTACAGGGTGCAGAAATTACAGACTATCTAGCAAAACTTAAGGCCGCAGCCTTTACAGACTTACAAGCTACAGATATACTTGTAACCAGTGACACCATAGTATGGTTTAATGGGGTAGCACTTAACAAACCAGAAGATCGTGATGAGGCCTATGCGATGATTGCTGCCCTTTCTGGTAATAGTCACGAGGTGATTACCTCTGTAGCGTTTACCACAAAAGAGAGTCAAACAGTGATAAATGACACAACTACTGTTACCTTTAAAGAGCTTACAGAAGAAGAGATTAATTACTACATAGATAATTACCAGTCTTATGATAAAGCTGGTGGTTATGGTATACAAGAATGGTTTGGTTATATCGCGGTGACTCGCCTTAAGGGCTCGTACTTTAATGTGATGGGTATGCCCCTACATAAAGTTTACGAAACGTTAATGCAGCTAGCAGAGTAG
- a CDS encoding geranylgeranylglycerol-phosphate geranylgeranyltransferase, with amino-acid sequence MKYLNLIRFKNLIMIIVMQCVIRYAIAQIEDIDITLSTLGLLFLILATVLIAAGGYVINDIYDVVADKINKAKKRIVGISVDEKQAKLIYFTLTFTGLGLGFILTNLMAHPIYFIYFLLSAGSLYLYARFIKKYALIGNLLVSILVGLSVILVPLFELVPATNTSNNEEQLGAFMVFISVGIFAFAITLIRELVKDIEDIQGDHVAGYKTLPIVLGAQRTARFSVVLTLIIITFISWYTFTFLYDYKIAVATVFFAIIGPLGYCCSKLWEATKKSELSHVSLILKVIMFVGICIIPLLIHAIYYA; translated from the coding sequence TTGAAGTATCTAAACCTTATAAGATTCAAAAATCTTATTATGATCATTGTTATGCAATGTGTCATACGCTATGCCATTGCTCAAATAGAAGATATTGATATCACACTAAGCACGTTAGGGCTATTATTTCTCATACTAGCCACTGTACTCATTGCTGCTGGAGGTTACGTCATAAATGACATCTATGATGTGGTGGCAGATAAAATTAATAAAGCAAAAAAACGTATAGTAGGTATTTCTGTAGATGAAAAACAAGCAAAGCTCATCTACTTTACTCTTACATTTACGGGATTAGGTTTAGGTTTTATACTCACAAACTTAATGGCACACCCTATCTATTTTATTTACTTTTTACTTAGTGCAGGGTCCTTATACCTTTATGCTAGGTTTATAAAAAAGTATGCTTTGATAGGTAACTTGCTCGTAAGCATCTTAGTGGGGCTCTCAGTTATTTTGGTACCCCTTTTTGAGCTTGTACCTGCTACAAATACAAGTAACAATGAGGAGCAACTAGGTGCTTTTATGGTATTTATTTCTGTAGGGATATTTGCCTTTGCTATCACACTTATAAGAGAGCTTGTAAAAGATATAGAAGATATACAAGGTGATCACGTGGCGGGTTATAAAACGCTACCTATAGTCCTAGGTGCGCAGCGCACAGCGCGATTTTCTGTGGTACTCACACTTATAATAATCACATTTATAAGTTGGTACACATTCACTTTTCTATATGATTATAAAATAGCTGTTGCGACAGTTTTCTTTGCTATCATTGGTCCGCTTGGGTATTGCTGTTCAAAATTATGGGAGGCAACTAAAAAAAGTGAACTCTCACACGTATCACTCATTCTTAAAGTAATTATGTTTGTAGGTATATGTATTATCCCATTACTTATACACGCTATTTACTATGCTTAA
- a CDS encoding KdsC family phosphatase: protein MEKSYKEYLHDITTFIFDVDGVLTDGKLHITTEGQMHRTMNVKDGYAIKAALDAGYNICIISGGTDEGVRSRLQKLGISDVALGAHNKMEHLEVYLKDKQIAPENILYMGDDIPDYPVMQFAGLPCCPQDAVKEIKDISKYISHKNGGKGCVRDVIEQVLKVQGNWMKNIDAAAH from the coding sequence ATGGAAAAAAGCTATAAAGAATATTTACACGACATAACCACCTTTATTTTTGATGTAGATGGTGTTCTCACAGATGGTAAACTACATATTACCACAGAGGGACAAATGCATCGTACAATGAATGTAAAAGATGGATATGCAATAAAAGCGGCTCTAGATGCTGGATACAATATATGCATCATAAGTGGTGGTACTGATGAGGGTGTGCGCTCAAGGCTACAAAAACTAGGTATAAGTGACGTTGCTCTGGGAGCTCATAACAAGATGGAACACCTAGAGGTGTACCTCAAAGACAAGCAGATAGCACCAGAAAATATTTTATATATGGGTGATGATATACCAGACTATCCCGTTATGCAATTTGCAGGTCTCCCCTGCTGCCCGCAAGATGCGGTAAAAGAGATAAAAGATATCTCAAAATACATCTCACATAAAAACGGCGGTAAGGGCTGTGTGAGAGATGTGATAGAACAAGTACTTAAAGTGCAAGGCAACTGGATGAAAAATATAGATGCAGCAGCTCATTAA
- a CDS encoding Rossmann-like and DUF2520 domain-containing protein, producing MIEVNIVGTGNVAWHLAKALGAQNNAVVMQVAGRSQASLDPFKHMARHTVTINNLTAADVTIIAVSDDMIAQVSEQIPFDNTLVVHTSGYTAMSTLSRKHKKGVFYPLQSFSKDDVSLHFAEIPILVEAENDEDEKTLRELASIISDTVQVINSVQRRQLHLAAVFANNFTNHCYTVAQDICEQYEVDVKTLHPLILKTAQKALENGPTNSQTGPAKRGDKEVINKQLDLLKNPDHKDIYNTLTKAIYTTYGKKL from the coding sequence ATGATTGAAGTAAACATTGTGGGTACAGGCAACGTGGCCTGGCATCTTGCAAAGGCACTAGGTGCACAAAACAACGCCGTTGTAATGCAAGTGGCAGGGAGATCACAAGCCAGCCTTGATCCCTTTAAGCATATGGCGCGCCATACCGTAACTATAAATAACCTGACAGCTGCAGATGTTACAATTATCGCAGTAAGTGACGATATGATTGCACAGGTTTCTGAGCAAATACCTTTTGACAACACACTTGTGGTACACACCTCTGGATATACGGCTATGAGTACGCTTTCGCGAAAGCATAAAAAAGGAGTTTTCTATCCACTACAAAGTTTTTCTAAAGACGATGTCTCTTTGCACTTTGCCGAAATACCAATTCTAGTAGAGGCAGAAAATGACGAAGACGAAAAAACGCTACGCGAGCTAGCCAGTATAATTTCTGATACAGTACAAGTAATAAACAGTGTACAAAGAAGACAGCTCCATCTCGCTGCCGTGTTTGCAAATAATTTTACAAACCACTGCTATACCGTTGCTCAAGACATCTGCGAGCAATATGAAGTAGATGTAAAAACCTTGCACCCACTTATTTTAAAAACTGCACAAAAGGCTTTAGAAAATGGCCCTACAAATAGTCAAACAGGCCCTGCAAAAAGAGGTGACAAGGAGGTGATAAACAAGCAACTAGATTTACTAAAAAACCCAGACCACAAGGATATTTATAACACCCTTACAAAAGCAATATACACTACCTATGGAAAAAAGCTATAA
- the ccsA gene encoding cytochrome c biogenesis protein CcsA: MQKKIASILFSTRLMGILFIAYFVAMAVGTFLDQGQETSPTPYSRYWIYDAWWFTLIHILFVVNFIGNIFRYKLLRKEKITTLIFHLSFVLILIGAGITRYISYEGVMPIEEGASENSFLSEKTYLEVFIDGEQNGQPMRRAVEKELSLSPRLNNDFTWTEDFVHDTNNRSDKTTFRFDFNKFIDGAQDGFVEDENGLWHLKIVETGTDNQRHEHFLVEGELVNIHNVLYAFNKPTDGAINIGFDGENYTFKSPFAGSVTVMATQDESEVPEDVEQPLKLRALYNLGGKLLVIPDQAIRGRTGIVAKEVKEKNQEDALFVDVTVNGETKTVGLLGGRGYSNDKKQIEVGGHKIYLAYGSKAMPLPFSIKLNEFIARRYPGTQNVYSSFESKITVEDTEESFDYDIYMNHVLDHKGFRFFQASFFPDESGTILSVSHDFWGTWVTYIGYFLLYIGMMMILFDKGSRFGELKRRLDKVKLKKSKLMMIVFLIAFAKAGYAQEDISNQTTEVSNGNVVVQDSVAVTGENIGDILGLESHTGPQHEQRMPSQEEIKKLIVENAIPLEHAEKFGRLIIQEDGRMMPINTYSSMLLRKLSRSDTYEGLTADQVMLSMMENPQIWSFAEIIYLPKGNDSLRNVIGVPSDRKYFKQMDFFTSDFKYKLSPFLPDAYAEANPTKISKEFIDVSERMNLLDRTLVKEVLRIFPKPDDSNNTWISPIQVKDVPYKATDSVIANQIFPAYLLSLKKGRLSGDYSDADKVLQGIEKFQRSHSNDIMPSVEKRDAEIFYNKYDVFTKLYWMYMLAAVFMMVFVIAAIFKPNKFVSIMTKLGAAAIVVLFIVHTIGLIWRWYIAGHAPWSNAYESVLYVGWATVFFGLAFGRKSQLTIASTAFVGAFILWAASMNWMNPEIENLQAVLDSYWLMIHTAVIVASYGPFTLGAILGIVSLLLMIFTTDKNREKMDLNIKEITIINELALTVGMVLLAIGTFLGGQWANESWGRYWGWDPKETWALISLIVYAFVIHMRLIPGLRSKWLFNFVSIISLGSILFTYFGVNYYLSGLHSYQSGGEIADQKILITAAVLTVFGAISYIQYRKHYVKKKSA; this comes from the coding sequence ATGCAAAAGAAAATTGCTTCTATTTTATTCTCCACACGCTTAATGGGGATTCTCTTTATAGCCTACTTTGTTGCAATGGCAGTAGGAACGTTTTTAGACCAAGGTCAAGAAACGTCACCTACACCATACTCAAGATACTGGATTTATGATGCGTGGTGGTTTACTCTTATACACATCTTATTTGTTGTGAACTTTATAGGGAATATATTCAGGTACAAACTACTGCGAAAAGAGAAGATAACTACGCTTATTTTTCACCTTTCTTTTGTGCTTATCTTAATAGGAGCGGGTATTACAAGATACATAAGTTATGAAGGGGTGATGCCTATAGAAGAGGGTGCCTCAGAAAATTCTTTTTTAAGCGAGAAAACGTATCTAGAAGTTTTTATAGATGGTGAACAAAATGGGCAGCCTATGCGTCGCGCTGTAGAAAAAGAACTCTCACTCTCACCAAGGCTAAACAATGACTTTACGTGGACAGAAGATTTTGTACACGATACAAATAACAGAAGTGATAAGACCACATTTAGGTTTGATTTTAACAAGTTTATAGATGGAGCACAAGATGGTTTTGTAGAAGATGAAAATGGACTATGGCATCTTAAAATAGTTGAAACCGGTACAGATAACCAGCGTCACGAGCACTTTCTTGTAGAAGGTGAGTTAGTAAACATACACAATGTACTCTATGCTTTTAATAAACCTACAGATGGTGCAATAAACATAGGTTTTGATGGAGAAAACTACACTTTTAAGTCTCCGTTTGCAGGTTCTGTAACTGTAATGGCAACACAAGATGAGAGCGAAGTGCCAGAAGATGTAGAGCAGCCGCTTAAACTACGAGCACTATACAACCTAGGAGGTAAGTTACTTGTGATACCAGACCAGGCTATACGCGGTCGTACTGGTATTGTGGCAAAGGAGGTAAAAGAAAAAAATCAAGAAGATGCACTCTTTGTAGATGTAACCGTAAACGGAGAGACTAAGACTGTAGGGTTACTAGGCGGTCGAGGTTATAGCAATGATAAAAAGCAAATAGAAGTAGGTGGGCACAAAATTTATTTAGCATACGGTAGTAAGGCTATGCCGCTGCCATTTTCTATAAAGCTTAATGAATTTATAGCGAGGAGGTATCCTGGTACACAAAACGTATACTCTTCTTTTGAGAGTAAAATTACTGTAGAAGATACAGAAGAAAGTTTTGATTACGACATCTATATGAATCACGTACTAGACCACAAGGGTTTCAGATTTTTTCAGGCAAGTTTCTTTCCAGATGAGTCGGGTACCATACTTTCTGTAAGTCACGATTTCTGGGGTACCTGGGTGACATATATAGGTTACTTTTTATTGTATATAGGTATGATGATGATATTATTTGATAAGGGGTCACGTTTTGGTGAGCTCAAAAGACGTCTTGATAAAGTAAAACTTAAGAAGTCTAAGCTTATGATGATTGTGTTTTTGATCGCTTTCGCGAAAGCGGGATACGCACAAGAAGATATATCTAATCAAACTACCGAAGTAAGTAACGGAAACGTAGTCGTACAAGATTCCGTTGCTGTAACTGGCGAAAACATAGGTGATATACTTGGTCTAGAAAGTCATACAGGACCACAGCACGAGCAGCGTATGCCATCTCAAGAAGAGATTAAAAAACTCATCGTTGAGAATGCTATACCCTTAGAACACGCAGAAAAATTTGGACGTCTTATCATACAAGAAGATGGGCGTATGATGCCTATTAATACATACTCAAGTATGCTACTACGTAAGTTAAGTAGAAGCGATACCTATGAAGGGCTTACGGCAGACCAGGTAATGCTCTCTATGATGGAAAACCCACAGATATGGAGCTTTGCAGAGATTATTTACTTACCTAAGGGTAACGATAGTTTACGTAATGTGATAGGAGTGCCGTCAGACAGGAAGTACTTTAAACAAATGGATTTCTTTACTTCAGATTTCAAGTATAAGCTTTCTCCATTTTTGCCAGATGCCTATGCAGAGGCAAACCCTACAAAAATTTCTAAAGAATTTATAGACGTCTCTGAGCGTATGAATCTTCTTGATAGAACGCTTGTAAAAGAGGTATTAAGAATTTTTCCAAAACCTGATGATTCAAATAATACTTGGATATCACCTATTCAAGTTAAAGATGTACCCTATAAGGCGACAGACTCTGTAATAGCAAATCAAATTTTTCCAGCATATTTATTGAGCCTCAAAAAAGGAAGGCTAAGTGGTGACTACTCAGATGCAGATAAAGTATTGCAGGGTATAGAAAAATTTCAACGTAGTCATAGTAACGATATTATGCCTTCTGTAGAGAAGCGTGATGCAGAGATTTTTTATAATAAATATGATGTTTTTACAAAACTGTACTGGATGTATATGCTGGCTGCAGTTTTTATGATGGTATTTGTAATAGCAGCTATATTTAAGCCTAATAAGTTCGTTAGTATAATGACTAAGCTTGGAGCTGCAGCTATTGTTGTGCTCTTTATCGTTCATACTATAGGTTTAATATGGAGATGGTATATTGCGGGGCACGCACCGTGGAGTAATGCGTATGAGTCTGTACTTTATGTGGGATGGGCAACAGTTTTCTTTGGTCTTGCCTTCGGGAGAAAGAGTCAACTTACTATAGCTAGTACAGCATTTGTAGGTGCTTTTATACTTTGGGCAGCCTCAATGAACTGGATGAATCCAGAGATTGAAAATTTACAAGCTGTATTAGATAGTTACTGGTTAATGATTCATACTGCTGTAATTGTAGCAAGTTATGGTCCTTTTACACTTGGAGCTATTCTGGGTATTGTATCATTACTCCTTATGATATTTACTACAGATAAAAACCGAGAAAAAATGGATCTCAATATTAAGGAGATTACTATTATTAATGAGCTTGCTCTTACTGTAGGGATGGTGTTACTAGCGATAGGTACTTTTTTAGGAGGGCAATGGGCAAATGAAAGCTGGGGGCGTTACTGGGGATGGGACCCAAAAGAGACTTGGGCGCTTATCTCACTTATCGTATATGCATTTGTGATACATATGCGTTTAATTCCAGGTTTACGCAGTAAATGGCTGTTTAACTTTGTATCTATCATCTCATTAGGAAGTATACTCTTTACTTACTTTGGGGTAAACTATTACCTCTCAGGATTACACTCATACCAAAGCGGTGGAGAGATAGCAGATCAAAAAATTCTAATCACAGCAGCAGTTCTTACGGTCTTTGGCGCTATATCTTACATACAGTATAGAAAACACTATGTCAAAAAGAAATCTGCTTAA
- the fumC gene encoding class II fumarate hydratase encodes MEYRIEKDTMGEVKVPADKLWGAQTERSRNNFKIGAPGSMPIEVVHGFAILKKAAAYTNCELGVLQVEKRDLIAAVCDEILTGMHDDQFPLVIWQTGSGTQSNMNVNEVIANRAHQLAGKTIGEGDKTLAPNDDVNKSQSSNDTFPTGMHIAGYKKIVENTIPGVRTLRDTLKAKADAFKNVVKIGRTHLMDATPLTLGQEFSGYVSQLDHGLKALDNTLDHLAELALGGTAVGTGLNTPKGYAKLVSEYMAEFSGHPFRTADNKFEALAAHDAIVETHGALKQLAVSLNKIANDIRLMASGPRSGIGEISIPANEPGSSIMPGKVNPTQCEALTMVCAQVMGNDVAIGVGGMQGHYELNVFKPMMASNLLQSAQLIGDACVSFSEHCASGIEPNDARIKELLDNSLMLVTALNTKIGYYKAAEIANTAHKNGTTLKTEAVNLGYVTAKEFDEWVRPEDMV; translated from the coding sequence ATGGAATATAGAATCGAAAAAGATACAATGGGCGAGGTAAAAGTACCCGCAGATAAATTATGGGGAGCACAAACTGAGCGCTCTCGCAATAACTTTAAAATAGGAGCTCCTGGCTCTATGCCTATTGAAGTGGTACACGGCTTTGCGATTCTTAAAAAAGCAGCGGCTTATACAAACTGTGAGCTAGGTGTACTACAGGTTGAAAAGAGAGATCTTATCGCTGCTGTATGTGATGAGATACTTACAGGTATGCACGATGACCAGTTCCCACTAGTAATCTGGCAAACTGGATCTGGAACACAAAGTAATATGAATGTAAATGAGGTGATTGCAAATAGAGCACACCAACTTGCAGGAAAAACAATAGGAGAAGGTGATAAAACACTTGCGCCTAATGATGATGTAAATAAATCACAATCTTCTAACGATACGTTCCCTACGGGAATGCACATTGCAGGCTATAAAAAGATTGTAGAAAACACAATACCAGGAGTACGCACATTACGTGACACGCTTAAAGCGAAAGCAGATGCTTTTAAAAACGTGGTAAAAATAGGTCGTACGCACCTTATGGATGCCACTCCCCTTACACTAGGTCAAGAGTTTTCTGGATACGTATCACAACTAGATCACGGACTGAAAGCTTTAGACAACACTCTAGATCACCTAGCCGAGCTTGCTCTAGGAGGAACAGCTGTAGGTACAGGTCTTAATACTCCTAAAGGATATGCAAAGCTAGTGTCTGAGTATATGGCAGAGTTTTCTGGTCACCCGTTCCGTACGGCAGATAATAAGTTTGAAGCACTTGCTGCTCACGATGCAATCGTTGAAACTCACGGTGCGTTAAAACAACTTGCGGTATCTCTTAATAAAATTGCAAATGACATACGCCTTATGGCATCTGGACCACGTAGTGGTATAGGTGAGATAAGTATCCCGGCAAATGAGCCAGGATCTTCTATTATGCCAGGTAAAGTAAATCCTACACAATGTGAGGCACTCACAATGGTTTGTGCTCAAGTTATGGGTAATGATGTGGCTATAGGTGTAGGTGGTATGCAAGGACACTACGAGCTTAACGTATTTAAACCTATGATGGCTTCTAACCTTTTACAATCTGCACAACTTATAGGTGATGCTTGTGTTTCTTTTTCTGAGCACTGTGCTTCAGGTATAGAGCCAAACGATGCAAGAATTAAAGAATTACTAGATAACTCATTAATGCTAGTAACTGCTTTAAACACAAAAATAGGGTACTACAAAGCTGCCGAAATAGCAAATACGGCACATAAAAATGGTACAACATTAAAGACAGAAGCTGTAAATCTAGGATACGTAACTGCCAAAGAATTTGACGAGTGGGTACGACCTGAAGATATGGTGTAA
- a CDS encoding M16 family metallopeptidase, which translates to MVTALLCTSCEGNKDTAVVEDAKLSIDYEKYELENGLDVILHQDSSDPIVSLAIQYAVGSNREKTGRTGFAHLFEHMLFQESENVPQDSFFKTVQDAGGTLNGGTWKDGTIYYETVPNNALETILWLESDRMGFLINTVTESAFENQQEVVQNEKRQRVDNNPYGHTSWVLDKNIYPEGHPYNWQVIGELEDLQNATVDDVREFYDKFYGPNNATLVLAGDFKTTDAKALIEKYFGEIKKRQEVAPLEAQPVTITETKKLYHEDNFAQAPQLHRVYPTVQQYTDDAYALDFLAEIISSGKKAPLYKVLVKDKDLTSRTIAYNNSQEIAGEFHIIITANSGVDLDQVEAAIDEGIAKFEAEGVTDKDVERIKAGLETQFYNGISSVNGKAFQLASYNVFAGEPDFIEKDIENIKAVTKEDVMRVYNTYIKGKPFVQTSFVPKGQMDLIVENSVKAEVVEEEITENVTKVVEDEAKEIAKTPSKIDRSTPPVVGDAPKLSIPESWEAELSNGIDVYGISQNEIPTVNFNLVIEGGHLLDSMEKNGVANLMTDIMMEGTANKTPEELEEAIELLGASINMYTSREAITIQGNTLTRNFAATMDLVEEILFEPRWDEEELGRIKTATINSIKRRSANPNAVASNVYNKVLYGDDHIFSYPTSGTVASVEAITMQDLKDFYANNFSPSVSRFHIVGKIDKSDALAALSDLESKWEAKEVTIPEYPVANNRDKSSLLFVDIPNAKQSVINIGYIGMARTDKDFYPAEVMNYKLGGSFSGAVNLILREEKGYTYGARTYFNGSKIPGTFTASSSVRTNTTGESVEIFRDQIKAYKEGISQEDLDFTKNALIKSNARRFETQFALLGMLQERSAYDLPTDYIEKEEDVIRNMTLDQHKALANKYLDENKMAYLVVGDAATQFAQFKDMGFDEVKMLDKDGNEVDLTKVKK; encoded by the coding sequence ATGGTAACTGCTCTCTTATGTACTTCTTGCGAGGGTAATAAAGATACCGCCGTAGTAGAGGATGCAAAACTATCTATTGATTATGAGAAGTACGAGCTGGAGAATGGTCTAGACGTGATCTTACATCAAGATAGTAGTGACCCTATTGTATCACTCGCGATACAGTATGCGGTAGGTTCTAACCGCGAGAAAACAGGACGCACCGGTTTTGCTCACCTATTTGAGCATATGTTATTTCAAGAGTCTGAAAATGTGCCACAAGACTCATTCTTTAAAACGGTACAAGACGCAGGAGGAACTCTTAATGGTGGTACCTGGAAAGATGGTACAATCTATTATGAAACGGTACCAAACAATGCACTTGAGACTATTTTATGGCTAGAGTCTGACCGTATGGGATTCTTAATTAATACGGTAACAGAGAGTGCCTTTGAAAATCAGCAAGAGGTTGTTCAAAACGAAAAAAGACAACGTGTAGATAACAATCCTTATGGGCATACAAGTTGGGTTCTTGATAAAAACATCTATCCAGAAGGTCACCCATATAACTGGCAAGTTATAGGCGAGCTAGAAGATTTACAAAATGCTACGGTAGATGATGTACGTGAGTTTTATGACAAGTTTTATGGTCCTAACAATGCGACACTCGTACTAGCAGGAGATTTTAAAACTACAGATGCAAAGGCGCTTATTGAAAAGTACTTTGGTGAAATTAAAAAACGTCAAGAGGTTGCACCACTTGAAGCACAACCAGTAACAATCACAGAAACAAAGAAGCTTTACCACGAAGATAACTTTGCACAAGCACCACAACTACACCGTGTGTACCCTACAGTGCAGCAGTATACAGACGATGCATATGCGCTAGACTTTCTTGCAGAAATTATCTCAAGTGGTAAAAAAGCACCTTTATATAAAGTGCTAGTAAAAGATAAAGACCTTACCTCTAGAACAATTGCATATAATAATAGTCAAGAGATTGCGGGTGAGTTTCACATTATCATCACCGCAAATAGCGGTGTAGATCTAGACCAAGTAGAGGCTGCGATAGATGAAGGTATTGCAAAGTTTGAGGCAGAAGGCGTTACAGATAAAGATGTAGAGCGCATTAAAGCAGGTCTTGAAACTCAGTTTTACAATGGTATAAGCAGTGTAAACGGTAAAGCGTTTCAACTAGCGAGTTACAATGTATTTGCTGGCGAGCCAGACTTTATTGAGAAGGATATAGAAAACATCAAGGCGGTTACAAAAGAAGATGTAATGCGTGTGTATAACACCTACATAAAAGGTAAGCCTTTTGTACAAACTAGTTTTGTGCCTAAAGGACAGATGGATCTTATTGTAGAAAACTCTGTAAAAGCCGAAGTGGTAGAAGAAGAAATCACAGAGAATGTTACTAAGGTTGTAGAAGATGAAGCAAAGGAAATTGCAAAAACACCTTCAAAAATAGATCGTTCTACGCCACCAGTAGTAGGAGATGCACCAAAACTAAGTATTCCAGAATCTTGGGAAGCAGAGCTGTCTAACGGGATAGATGTATATGGAATTTCTCAAAATGAGATTCCTACCGTAAACTTTAACCTAGTAATAGAAGGAGGTCACCTACTAGATAGTATGGAAAAGAACGGGGTTGCAAACCTTATGACAGATATAATGATGGAGGGTACTGCAAATAAAACTCCTGAAGAGCTTGAAGAGGCTATCGAGTTACTAGGAGCAAGTATTAATATGTACACTTCGCGCGAGGCTATTACAATACAAGGCAACACGCTTACGCGAAATTTTGCCGCAACTATGGATCTAGTAGAAGAAATTCTGTTTGAGCCACGCTGGGATGAAGAAGAGCTAGGTCGTATCAAAACAGCTACTATAAATAGTATTAAACGTCGCTCTGCAAACCCTAATGCGGTGGCAAGCAACGTATATAACAAAGTGCTTTATGGTGACGATCATATCTTCTCATACCCTACTAGTGGTACTGTAGCTTCTGTAGAAGCAATTACAATGCAAGATCTTAAAGATTTTTATGCAAATAACTTCTCACCATCTGTGAGCCGTTTTCATATAGTAGGTAAAATAGATAAAAGCGATGCTCTTGCAGCCTTAAGTGACCTAGAGTCTAAGTGGGAAGCAAAAGAAGTTACCATACCAGAATATCCAGTAGCAAATAATAGAGATAAGTCTTCACTCCTATTTGTAGACATTCCTAATGCAAAGCAATCTGTAATAAATATAGGTTACATCGGGATGGCTCGTACAGACAAGGATTTCTACCCTGCAGAGGTGATGAACTATAAACTGGGAGGATCTTTCTCTGGAGCTGTAAATCTTATTTTACGTGAAGAAAAAGGATATACCTATGGAGCACGTACTTACTTTAATGGATCAAAAATACCAGGTACATTTACAGCATCATCTAGCGTACGTACTAATACAACAGGAGAATCTGTTGAGATTTTTAGAGACCAGATCAAGGCATATAAAGAAGGTATCTCACAAGAAGACCTTGACTTTACAAAAAATGCCCTTATCAAATCTAATGCACGCCGCTTTGAGACGCAGTTTGCCCTTCTAGGTATGCTTCAAGAGCGTAGCGCTTACGACCTTCCAACAGATTATATTGAGAAGGAAGAAGATGTTATTAGAAATATGACACTAGACCAGCACAAAGCACTAGCAAATAAATATCTTGATGAAAATAAGATGGCATACCTAGTAGTAGGTGATGCTGCCACGCAGTTTGCTCAGTTTAAAGATATGGGCTTTGACGAGGTAAAAATGCTAGACAAAGATGGTAATGAAGTAGACCTTACAAAGGTGAAGAAATAA